A genomic segment from Saimiri boliviensis isolate mSaiBol1 chromosome 14, mSaiBol1.pri, whole genome shotgun sequence encodes:
- the GADD45GIP1 gene encoding large ribosomal subunit protein mL64 — MAASVRQAHSLLGLAATLGSRGYRAPPPPRRRPGPRWPDPEDLLTPRWQLSPRYAAKQFARYGAASGVDPGSLWPSTEQLRELEANEREWYPSLATMQESLRVKQLAEEQKRQEREQHIAECMAKMPRMIEKWRQQQRERREKAEADKERRARLQAEAQERLGYQVDPRSARFQELLQDLEKKERKRLKEEKQRQKKEARAAAMAETAAQDPATSGAPSS; from the exons ATGGCGGCGTCCGTGCGACAGGCACATAGCCTGCTGGGCCTGGCGGCAACCTTGGGTTCCCGTGGCTACCGGgcgcccccgcccccgcgccgCAGGCCAGGACCCCGGTGGCCAGACCCCGAGGACCTCCTGACCCCGCGATGGCAGCTGAGTCCGCGCTACGCAGCTAAGCAGTTCGCGCGTTACGGCGCTGCCTCCGGGGTGGACCCGGGTTCGCTATGGCCGTCGACCGAGCAGCTGCGGGAGCTGGAGGCCAACGAGCGCGAATGGTACCCAAGTTTGGCGACCATGCAGGAGTCGCTGCGGGTGAAGCAGCTGGCCGAAGAGCAGAAGCGTCAGGAGAG GGAGCAGCACATTGCAGAGTGCATGGCCAAGATGCCAAGGATGATTGAGAAATGGCGACAGCAGCAGCGGGAGCGCagggagaaggcagaggctgaCAAGGAGAGGAGGGCCCGACTGCAGGCTGAGGCCCAGGAGCGCCTGGGCTACCAAGTGGACCCAAGGAGCGCCCGCTTCCAGGAGCTGCTCCAGGACCTAGAGAAGAAGGAGCGCAAGCGTCTcaaggaggaaaaacaaagacagaagaaGGAGGCGCGAGCTGCTGCAATGGCTGAGACGGCAGCCCAGGACCCAGCCACCTCTGGGGCACCCAGCTCCTGA
- the DAND5 gene encoding DAN domain family member 5, whose protein sequence is MDKQMLLGRLSTLLCLLSGALSTGSARPGPQAPQPQSWAAANQTWALGPGAQPPLVPAPALGSWKAFLSLQKARQLDMGRLQRGQDKAAAVTLPLNPQEVTQGMCKAVPFVQVLSRPGCSATRLQNHLCFGHCSSLYVPGSDPTPLVLCNSCMPARKRWAPVVLWCHAGSPASRRWVKISTELIEECHCGPKA, encoded by the exons ATGGACAAGCAGATGCTTCTTGGCAGGTTGTCCACTCTTCTGTGCCTGCTTAGTGGGGCCTTGTCCACAGGCTCAGCGAGGCCTGGACCCCAGGCTCCCCAGCCTCAGTCCTGGGCTGCAGCCAATCAGACTTGGGCTCTGGGCCCAGGGGCCCAACCCCCACTGGTGCCAGCCCCAGCCCTTGGGAGCTGGAAGGCCTTCTTGAGCCTGCAGAAAGCCAGGCAGCTGGATATGGGTAGGCTGCAGCGTGGGCAGGATAAGGCGGCTGCTGTGACTCTGCCGCTGAACCCTCAGGAAGTGACCCAGGGGATGTGTAAGGCCGTGCCCTTTGTtcag GTGCTCTCCCGGCCCGGCTGCTCAGCCACACGCCTCCAAAATCACCTCTGCTTTGGTCACTGCTCCTCTCTCTACGTCCCTGGCTCGGACCCCACTCCACTAGTCCTGTGTAACAGCTGCATGCCTGCTCGCAAGCGCTGGGCACCCGTGGTCCTGTGGTGTCACGCTGGCAGCCCAGCCTCCCGTCGATGGGTGAAGATATCCACCGAGCTGATCGAGGAGTGTCATTGCGGCCCGAAGGCTTAA